One segment of Candidatus Babeliales bacterium DNA contains the following:
- the mrdA gene encoding penicillin-binding protein 2, which translates to MSLEGTIFDRHYQRVSCILAIIFFIIFARLFHLQIYLGNELQIRAQKNCIRTTKTPCIRGNILDCNGKLLATNRPVTKLYWQSSHNKNLSADQLDLLSFLKKVCDINETETLHEKIQYAKKYGKKVLLDSDISFEHLSKIFEKFPDHPNIMIEKEIKRYYPYTMLASHTIGYISNIALDTEGKMGLEKLFETTLKGTKGQRINLINSTGSSIFEQEIKKSLIGNDIQTTLDVSLQMIAEQSFNNNQTGAMILIDPENGAIKALVSRPSFDPSVFLSPINSDKWLALQENKPFLNRVFNACYPPASIFKLVSLAAGLELNIISPETIFECNGYLKFHNLRYHCAKRSGHGFLTMHEAVAKSCNIPFYEIGKQISIDDLATYALKFGLGQKTNTVFAEQAGLVPTREWKYKKLGEPWWAGETLHASIGQGYLLVTPIQIASMIGSIFKGYLVNPRILTQEPIFLRPLSVSLSTRNFLKKSMKSVVTQGTGARVNTIEDIKIYAKTGTAQVSKLGKRSLGKEHLEHAWFVAYICFKEAPPLVLVLLIEHAGSSRAATSVAKQFLSRYRTHMIKQEKSKKS; encoded by the coding sequence ATGTCGTTAGAAGGAACGATTTTTGACCGGCATTATCAACGAGTCAGTTGTATTTTAGCAATTATTTTTTTCATTATTTTTGCGCGCCTTTTTCATCTACAAATTTATTTAGGAAATGAGCTTCAAATTCGTGCACAGAAAAATTGTATACGCACCACAAAGACTCCTTGTATACGCGGCAATATCTTAGATTGTAACGGCAAACTACTTGCTACAAATAGGCCAGTTACAAAACTTTATTGGCAAAGTTCTCACAATAAAAATTTATCAGCAGATCAACTAGATCTTTTATCATTTTTAAAAAAAGTATGTGATATAAATGAAACTGAAACCTTACATGAAAAAATTCAATACGCAAAAAAATATGGCAAAAAAGTTTTACTTGATTCGGATATTTCATTTGAACACTTGAGTAAAATTTTTGAAAAATTCCCTGATCATCCGAATATCATGATTGAAAAGGAAATTAAACGATACTATCCCTATACAATGCTTGCAAGCCATACTATCGGATACATTAGTAATATAGCATTGGATACTGAAGGAAAAATGGGCCTAGAAAAACTATTCGAAACAACGCTAAAAGGAACAAAAGGGCAGCGTATTAACTTAATAAATTCAACGGGTTCTTCTATTTTTGAACAAGAAATAAAAAAATCTTTAATTGGCAATGATATTCAAACAACACTGGATGTTTCTTTACAAATGATAGCAGAGCAATCTTTTAACAATAATCAAACTGGCGCAATGATTCTTATTGATCCAGAAAATGGCGCTATTAAAGCACTAGTATCTCGTCCAAGTTTTGATCCAAGTGTTTTTTTAAGTCCAATTAATTCGGATAAATGGCTTGCATTACAAGAAAATAAGCCTTTTTTGAATCGTGTTTTTAATGCCTGCTATCCGCCCGCATCAATTTTTAAATTAGTATCTCTTGCTGCTGGCCTTGAATTAAATATTATTAGCCCAGAAACTATTTTTGAATGTAATGGGTATCTTAAATTTCATAATTTACGGTATCATTGCGCAAAGCGCTCTGGACATGGTTTTTTAACGATGCATGAAGCGGTTGCCAAATCGTGCAATATTCCATTTTATGAAATTGGCAAACAAATATCGATTGATGATCTTGCAACATATGCTTTAAAGTTTGGTCTCGGCCAAAAAACAAATACCGTATTTGCTGAACAAGCTGGTTTGGTCCCCACACGGGAATGGAAGTATAAAAAATTAGGCGAACCTTGGTGGGCTGGCGAAACATTGCATGCCAGCATTGGTCAAGGATATTTACTGGTAACGCCAATTCAAATTGCCAGTATGATCGGTAGCATTTTTAAAGGGTACTTAGTCAATCCACGTATTTTAACACAGGAACCAATTTTCTTACGTCCTCTTAGCGTTTCTCTCTCTACACGTAATTTTCTCAAAAAATCAATGAAATCGGTGGTTACTCAAGGTACTGGAGCTCGAGTTAATACTATTGAAGATATAAAAATTTATGCTAAAACCGGAACTGCTCAGGTTAGTAAGCTCGGAAAACGCTCATTGGGTAAGGAACATTTAGAACATGCTTGGTTTGTTGCTTATATCTGTTTTAAAGAAGCTCCTCCCTTGGTTTTAGTACTACTTAT
- the xerA gene encoding site-specific tyrosine recombinase/integron integrase, translating to MKLKDFKEQKIAFITFLKIEKNVSTHTYRAYESDLNQLIEFWQENITRNKIEIPFRLLIERYFVAMYYKKISKSSIARKISCLQSFLRFLNKQGIPIALKLTRPRLDKKLPIYLSIDEISYLLDKIQPSELTTSSPHRDLAIFELLYATGIRCSELVSITFNNIDLENKTIRIFGKGKKERFVLFGSKAKEKIITYLEKERLLQKSDDEYLFLNHRGQSISTRSIQRICEMFRSFLNIQKKITPHKLRHSFATHLLNQGVDLRVVQELLGHATLTSTEKYTHVSNTQLSEMCDSIHPFNSIKKQST from the coding sequence ATGAAATTAAAAGATTTTAAAGAACAAAAAATAGCATTTATCACTTTTTTGAAAATAGAAAAAAACGTTTCCACTCATACCTATCGTGCCTATGAAAGTGATTTGAATCAATTAATTGAATTTTGGCAAGAAAATATAACAAGAAATAAGATCGAAATCCCGTTTCGTCTTTTAATAGAACGTTATTTTGTTGCTATGTATTATAAAAAAATAAGCAAAAGTTCTATTGCACGTAAAATTTCTTGCTTACAATCGTTTCTTAGATTTTTAAATAAGCAAGGCATTCCGATAGCATTAAAGCTAACTCGTCCGCGCCTTGATAAAAAATTACCGATATATTTAAGCATTGATGAAATTTCTTATTTATTGGATAAAATCCAGCCAAGTGAACTCACCACATCAAGCCCGCATCGTGATTTAGCGATTTTTGAATTATTATACGCTACCGGTATTCGATGCTCTGAATTAGTAAGTATTACTTTTAATAATATCGATCTAGAAAATAAAACAATCCGTATCTTTGGCAAAGGAAAAAAGGAACGTTTTGTATTGTTTGGTTCAAAAGCAAAAGAAAAAATAATTACTTATTTAGAAAAAGAACGTCTATTACAAAAAAGCGATGATGAATATCTTTTTTTAAATCATCGAGGTCAATCAATATCAACTCGTTCGATTCAACGGATTTGCGAGATGTTTCGATCATTTTTAAATATTCAAAAAAAAATAACGCCGCATAAGCTCCGTCATTCGTTTGCTACGCATTTATTAAATCAAGGTGTTGATTTACGAGTGGTTCAAGAATTACTCGGTCATGCTACACTTACAAGTACTGAAAAATACACACATGTTTCCAACACACAATTGAGTGAAATGTGCGATTCAATACATCCATTTAATTCGATTAAAAAACAATCAACGTAA